The Thalassoroseus pseudoceratinae genome has a segment encoding these proteins:
- a CDS encoding DUF6580 family putative transport protein: protein MNSHSTNSATGDHATNENDAPRKLLIGLMVYALCMRVLPYALQSIWGVKITAGETIYPWNFSPFSATVLFGATYFASRRTAFLVPMLILLLGDLGIWAFTGQFDWAFYRGMEFVYLGFLVTATLGLFLRQKCTAMSVLTLAFVSEVAFFLITNFGSWWTMGFYPHTASGLMDCYVAGLPFFRNSLISCGFFSMLLFGFGRQFEHGTASVKASMQTSADIAG from the coding sequence ATGAACTCCCATTCGACGAATTCTGCAACGGGCGACCACGCCACAAACGAAAACGACGCACCGCGAAAGCTGCTGATCGGTTTGATGGTCTATGCCTTGTGCATGCGGGTATTGCCATATGCACTTCAGTCGATTTGGGGAGTGAAGATCACAGCCGGCGAAACCATTTACCCTTGGAACTTCTCGCCATTCTCGGCCACGGTCTTGTTTGGAGCGACCTACTTCGCAAGCCGACGCACGGCATTTTTGGTGCCGATGCTAATCCTGTTGCTCGGCGATCTTGGAATCTGGGCGTTCACCGGGCAGTTCGACTGGGCATTTTATCGGGGGATGGAATTTGTCTATCTCGGCTTCCTTGTTACGGCGACTTTGGGCCTGTTTCTCCGTCAGAAATGCACGGCAATGTCGGTCCTCACATTGGCATTTGTGAGTGAAGTTGCGTTCTTCCTGATCACGAACTTCGGAAGTTGGTGGACGATGGGCTTCTATCCGCATACAGCCAGCGGGTTGATGGACTGCTACGTCGCCGGTTTGCCGTTCTTCCGAAATTCGCTGATCAGCTGCGGATTCTTCTCGATGCTGTTGTTCGGTTTCGGTCGGCAGTTTGAACACGGTACGGCTTCGGTGAAGGCATCGATGCAAACCTCTGCGGACATCGCTGGATAA
- a CDS encoding cobalamin-binding protein, with protein MPERIVSLIPSATEIVCALGLEDQLVGRSHECDFPASIAQLPVCSRSRVDPSASSREIDRQVKSVLRDAISIYEVDTQTLDELEPTLIITQAQCDVCAVSLNDVERAVGEFVRSSPRIISLSPMGLPDVWNDVFAVAKATNVPERGRELATNLQSRLTDLRNRTQSIVVRPSIACLEWMDPLMAAGNWVPELVEIAGGRNCLGKAGEHSPWMNWDDLLAADPDVIVIMPCGFDIARVQTELLTLTECDEWSRLRAVQTGRVYLTDGNQYFNRPGPRLVESAEILAEILHGRHMKFDHQGSGWVMATDGSLTD; from the coding sequence ATGCCCGAGCGAATCGTCTCATTGATCCCGAGCGCGACGGAGATCGTTTGTGCTCTTGGTTTGGAAGACCAACTCGTCGGCAGGTCGCACGAATGCGATTTCCCGGCGAGCATTGCTCAACTTCCCGTGTGTTCCCGGTCGCGTGTCGATCCTTCCGCATCCAGCAGAGAAATTGACCGACAAGTCAAATCGGTCCTACGCGATGCCATCTCGATTTACGAAGTCGACACGCAAACGCTCGACGAGTTAGAACCAACACTCATCATCACCCAAGCTCAATGTGACGTGTGTGCCGTGAGCCTGAATGATGTCGAGCGGGCCGTTGGCGAATTTGTCCGGTCCAGCCCACGCATCATCTCCCTTTCCCCGATGGGTTTGCCCGACGTGTGGAACGACGTATTCGCCGTTGCCAAAGCGACGAATGTTCCCGAGCGAGGCCGGGAACTTGCCACCAATTTGCAGTCTCGTTTGACAGATTTGCGGAACCGGACGCAATCCATTGTTGTTCGCCCCTCCATCGCTTGTTTGGAATGGATGGACCCGTTGATGGCGGCGGGAAATTGGGTTCCGGAACTTGTGGAGATTGCGGGTGGACGCAACTGCCTGGGGAAAGCCGGTGAGCATTCTCCGTGGATGAATTGGGATGACTTACTCGCTGCCGATCCCGACGTAATCGTCATCATGCCTTGCGGCTTCGATATCGCTCGCGTGCAGACGGAACTACTAACGCTCACCGAATGCGACGAATGGAGTCGCCTGCGAGCCGTGCAAACCGGACGAGTGTACCTCACCGATGGCAATCAATACTTCAACCGCCCCGGTCCCAGACTCGTTGAATCTGCTGAAATTCTCGCCGAGATTCTGCACGGTCGGCATATGAAATTCGATCATCAGGGATCGGGTTGGGTCATGGCAACGGACGGCTCGTTGACAGATTGA
- a CDS encoding glycosyltransferase family 4 protein, whose product MSRTLLLSEIFPPTHGGSGRWFWEIYRRFPQERISCLVGAHPDQLSFDVTHEMDVVRESLSQTEWGIVRPTGWKQYFGNFKKVRRIVRERGIDRIHCGRCLPEGWLAWMTKRISGIPYECYVHGEDVETAACSRELRWMVQRILGSADRLIANSQNTASLLESQWNIPTDRITVLHPGVDTHRFQPVAKSDDARRELGWRHHTVILTVGRLQRRKGQDMLIRALPMIREAIPNVLYAIVGDGEERETLEALADSVGVRDRVQFLGEIDDATMISAYQQCDLFALPNRAVGRDIEGFGMVLLEAQACGRPVLAGNSGGTAETMKLGETGIVVPCETSEPLAEAVAKLLLDPRTLDEMGAAGREWVTTNFDWDSLAQKAGEMFFGETKVDQSVNEPSVAMTQPDP is encoded by the coding sequence ATGTCACGCACACTACTACTGAGCGAAATTTTTCCCCCGACACACGGCGGAAGCGGACGTTGGTTTTGGGAAATCTACCGACGATTCCCTCAGGAGCGGATTTCGTGTTTGGTGGGTGCTCATCCTGATCAACTCAGTTTCGATGTCACTCACGAAATGGACGTGGTTCGCGAATCCCTTTCGCAGACCGAATGGGGAATTGTTCGGCCGACGGGGTGGAAGCAATATTTCGGCAATTTCAAAAAGGTCCGCCGAATCGTCCGGGAACGCGGAATTGATCGGATCCATTGCGGCCGTTGTTTGCCGGAAGGTTGGTTGGCGTGGATGACGAAGCGGATCTCTGGCATCCCGTACGAGTGTTATGTGCACGGTGAAGATGTCGAGACGGCTGCGTGCAGTCGGGAATTGCGATGGATGGTGCAAAGAATCCTGGGTTCTGCCGATCGGCTCATTGCCAACAGCCAGAACACGGCTTCGTTGTTAGAGTCGCAGTGGAACATCCCAACCGATCGGATCACGGTGCTTCATCCGGGGGTTGATACGCATCGGTTCCAACCGGTGGCGAAATCGGACGATGCCCGTCGGGAACTCGGTTGGCGACATCACACGGTAATTCTCACCGTCGGACGACTCCAACGACGCAAGGGGCAGGATATGCTGATCCGTGCGTTGCCGATGATCCGCGAGGCCATTCCGAATGTGTTGTACGCGATCGTCGGTGATGGCGAGGAACGCGAAACGCTTGAGGCATTAGCGGACTCGGTCGGTGTGCGGGATCGGGTGCAGTTCCTCGGGGAAATCGATGACGCCACGATGATCTCCGCCTATCAACAATGCGACTTGTTCGCCCTGCCCAATCGGGCCGTTGGTCGGGACATCGAAGGATTCGGAATGGTGCTATTGGAGGCCCAGGCGTGTGGGCGACCGGTGTTGGCGGGAAATTCCGGCGGAACCGCCGAAACCATGAAGCTCGGCGAGACGGGAATCGTCGTACCATGTGAAACTTCGGAACCCCTTGCGGAAGCGGTGGCGAAGTTGCTGCTCGATCCTCGCACACTCGATGAAATGGGAGCCGCGGGGCGGGAGTGGGTGACGACGAATTTCGATTGGGATTCCCTCGCCCAAAAAGCCGGCGAGATGTTCTTTGGGGAAACCAAGGTCGATCAATCTGTCAACGAGCCGTCCGTTGCCATGACCCAACCCGATCCCTGA